From the Maioricimonas rarisocia genome, one window contains:
- a CDS encoding sulfotransferase domain-containing protein has protein sequence MHVDPDRCPSPALERQTASKCSTRDQQSSRAQKRHILPWRVRRWLKTRRRRKSERRRIEQSTNCLISLPKAGRTWLRVVVGKIIHTHYGIENADDLFLTESQVAQTDMPRLFIAHDYDSPALLTSEFLGRRYAGKRVLLMLRDVRDALVSAYHHAHSRTRTFDGTISDYVRSEAGAGTAIQYFKAWHDCRAKLADFLLIRYEDMHVAHRESIRKSLEFLGVHGVSDHVIDEGIEFGRFENMRKLEVTRNYSARELQPRSGVEDSALKVRKGQIGTYKEELSKHDLQYIEALARDLNGPIEWLFWDPETERSEQ, from the coding sequence ATGCACGTGGATCCCGATCGCTGCCCGTCCCCTGCCCTCGAGCGGCAGACTGCCTCCAAGTGTTCCACCCGCGACCAGCAGTCCTCCCGCGCACAGAAGCGCCATATTCTTCCGTGGCGCGTTCGCCGCTGGCTCAAGACCCGGCGGAGACGAAAAAGCGAGAGACGGAGGATCGAACAGAGCACGAACTGCCTCATCTCACTTCCCAAGGCAGGACGTACCTGGCTTCGCGTGGTTGTGGGAAAGATCATTCACACACACTACGGCATCGAGAATGCGGACGACCTGTTCCTTACCGAATCGCAAGTCGCACAGACGGACATGCCGCGGCTGTTCATCGCACACGACTACGACTCGCCGGCACTGCTGACTTCCGAATTCCTCGGAAGGAGGTATGCGGGAAAGCGAGTGCTGCTGATGCTGCGGGACGTTCGCGATGCCCTCGTGTCGGCCTATCACCACGCTCACAGCCGGACGCGAACTTTCGACGGGACGATCTCGGACTACGTCCGCTCCGAAGCCGGTGCCGGCACCGCGATTCAATATTTCAAAGCTTGGCACGACTGTCGTGCGAAGCTCGCGGACTTCCTTCTGATCCGATATGAGGACATGCATGTCGCTCACCGTGAGTCCATCAGGAAATCACTCGAATTCCTGGGGGTTCACGGCGTCAGCGACCACGTCATCGACGAAGGCATCGAGTTTGGCAGGTTCGAGAACATGCGAAAACTCGAGGTAACCCGCAACTACTCCGCTCGAGAACTGCAACCCCGATCAGGGGTCGAGGACTCGGCCTTGAAGGTTCGAAAGGGACAGATCGGAACCTACAAAGAAGAGTTATCGAAGCACGACCTGCAGTACATCGAAGCCCTCGCCAGAGACTTGAATGGCCCCATTGAGTGGCTCTTCTGGGATCCGGAAACAGAGCGATCTGAGCAGTAG
- a CDS encoding exosortase-associated EpsI family protein — MKQYLALALALIVTIGSGLAHGILTDRWGVPETVHEAAARLQNVPAAIPGWTSTDQEMDDRVLEQAGAIGYLARSYVNEQTGSNVQVTVLCGRPGPLATHPPTVCFVNAGMMQVRPTESILIEPGDDAPPAEFQITDFDPPESAGTSRTRTLWSWSPDGRNWSAPEQSRIEFAKHQHLYKLYILSSTLPQEDEQLAPEVEQFIQQFLQQLGTAVADSDNA, encoded by the coding sequence ATGAAACAGTATCTCGCCCTCGCTCTGGCACTGATCGTAACGATCGGCTCCGGACTGGCTCACGGCATCCTCACCGATCGCTGGGGCGTCCCCGAGACAGTTCACGAAGCAGCCGCTCGGCTTCAGAATGTCCCGGCGGCGATTCCCGGGTGGACCAGCACCGATCAGGAAATGGACGACCGCGTCCTCGAGCAGGCCGGAGCCATCGGCTACCTCGCCCGTTCCTACGTCAACGAACAGACCGGTTCGAACGTGCAGGTTACCGTACTTTGCGGACGCCCCGGCCCGCTCGCCACGCACCCGCCAACCGTCTGTTTCGTCAACGCCGGCATGATGCAGGTCCGCCCCACCGAATCGATCCTCATCGAACCGGGCGATGACGCCCCTCCCGCCGAGTTCCAGATCACCGACTTCGATCCGCCCGAGTCCGCCGGAACCTCCCGCACGCGGACACTCTGGTCCTGGAGCCCCGACGGTCGCAACTGGTCCGCACCCGAGCAGTCCCGCATCGAATTCGCAAAACACCAGCACCTGTACAAGCTCTACATCCTCAGCAGTACGTTGCCGCAGGAAGACGAACAGTTGGCCCCCGAGGTCGAGCAGTTCATCCAGCAGTTCCTGCAGCAGCTTGGAACCGCTGTCGCCGACAGCGACAACGCCTGA
- a CDS encoding XrtA system polysaccharide deacetylase has protein sequence MLHALTIDVEDWPQSSLNHDLPITERSVHNTRMMLEIFRRHETHGTFFILGLLAEKFPEVVREIAADGHEIGSHGYSHKAVFQIGPDAFRDELKRSVGLLEDITGQAVRGYRAPDFSVTEESLWALDILAEEGLEYDSSIFPVRMRRYGIDDVPRHMYRLDNGLIEIPMSTVVMGGRRWPVAGGGYLRLLPWALTQRAIRRLESEQIPTIVYLHPYEVDPTELSEIEWPVPLKTRLTQGLNRRHIAGRLDRMLSQFRFGSVAEVLEESPPVPLTTLSSSVVAG, from the coding sequence GTGCTCCACGCACTCACCATCGACGTCGAAGACTGGCCGCAGTCGTCGCTCAACCACGATCTGCCGATCACCGAGCGCTCCGTGCACAACACGCGCATGATGCTCGAGATCTTCCGCAGGCACGAGACGCACGGCACGTTCTTCATCCTCGGACTTCTCGCAGAGAAATTCCCCGAGGTGGTCCGCGAGATCGCGGCCGACGGACACGAGATCGGCAGCCACGGCTACTCCCACAAGGCGGTCTTTCAGATCGGCCCGGATGCCTTCCGCGACGAACTCAAACGTTCCGTCGGGTTGCTCGAAGACATCACCGGCCAGGCCGTCCGCGGCTACCGCGCCCCCGATTTCTCGGTCACCGAAGAGTCCCTCTGGGCCCTCGACATCCTCGCCGAAGAAGGCCTCGAGTACGACTCGAGCATCTTCCCGGTCCGCATGCGGCGGTACGGCATCGACGATGTCCCGCGGCACATGTACCGGCTCGACAACGGCCTGATCGAAATCCCGATGTCGACCGTCGTCATGGGGGGCCGACGCTGGCCGGTCGCCGGCGGCGGTTACCTGCGGCTGCTCCCCTGGGCCCTCACGCAGCGGGCAATCCGTCGGCTCGAATCCGAACAGATCCCCACGATCGTGTATCTGCATCCGTATGAAGTCGATCCCACCGAGTTGAGCGAGATCGAGTGGCCGGTCCCGCTGAAGACCCGTCTGACACAGGGGCTGAACCGGCGGCACATCGCCGGCCGGCTCGACCGCATGCTCAGCCAGTTCCGATTTGGATCGGTTGCCGAGGTTCTGGAAGAATCCCCGCCCGTACCCCTCACTACTTTGTCAAGCTCCGTCGTCGCGGGCTGA
- a CDS encoding AAC(3) family N-acetyltransferase, protein MLPSLPRPARRMARRLIAATTRPWISRARLAEDLRLLGVRRGGILLVHSSLSALGYLPGGPSAVLGALEDAIGPEGTLVLPTHTWKQANRGSREFDVAGTPSTVGILSETFRRQPGVLRSAHPTHSVAARGPLAAELIRAHEYADTPCGDGTPYCRLFEREGQILLLGVELRRNTCFHAVEALAGVPYLMCDTPEEFRIRDVSGVERSLTIRMHAPARKSRFNEMESLLTETGSLRKGRTGGSISLLLEGRRFRDTMLEQLAANPLFVLAAPGPAQEPPANVPAGI, encoded by the coding sequence ATGTTGCCTTCCCTGCCCCGCCCTGCCCGTCGTATGGCACGTCGTCTGATTGCGGCGACGACGCGACCGTGGATCAGCCGCGCTCGCCTGGCGGAGGATCTACGCCTGCTGGGAGTACGTCGTGGAGGGATCCTGCTGGTTCACAGTTCGCTCTCGGCCCTGGGCTACCTGCCGGGAGGACCGTCGGCCGTTCTGGGTGCTCTGGAAGACGCCATCGGACCAGAGGGAACTCTGGTGCTGCCGACGCATACATGGAAACAAGCCAACCGGGGAAGCCGCGAATTCGATGTTGCAGGAACTCCATCGACGGTCGGCATCCTGAGCGAGACGTTCCGCCGGCAACCGGGCGTCTTACGGAGTGCCCATCCCACACATTCGGTCGCTGCACGGGGACCACTCGCAGCAGAACTGATTCGTGCCCACGAGTACGCCGACACCCCCTGCGGCGACGGGACGCCGTACTGCCGGCTGTTCGAGCGGGAGGGACAGATCCTGCTGCTGGGAGTCGAGCTGCGTCGAAACACGTGTTTTCACGCCGTCGAAGCGCTTGCCGGCGTCCCGTATCTGATGTGTGACACTCCGGAGGAGTTTCGGATCAGGGATGTCAGTGGCGTTGAGCGAAGCCTCACGATCAGGATGCATGCTCCGGCCCGGAAGAGCCGGTTCAACGAGATGGAATCGCTGCTGACCGAAACAGGTTCGCTCAGGAAGGGCCGCACCGGAGGTTCAATTTCGCTGCTGCTCGAAGGACGCCGATTCCGCGACACGATGCTCGAACAACTTGCCGCCAATCCCCTGTTCGTGCTGGCAGCCCCCGGACCGGCACAGGAGCCTCCGGCAAACGTGCCTGCCGGGATCTGA
- the wecB gene encoding non-hydrolyzing UDP-N-acetylglucosamine 2-epimerase gives MQPQITLIAGARPNFMKIAPLVKWLDRRGVARRIVHTGQHYDERMSETFFRELSIPEPDVNLGVGSGSHVAQIAGVMQGLEAEFTTHRPAAVVVVGDVNSTLAATIAANKLGIPVAHVEAGLRSRDRTMPEEINRILTDSIADWLFTSEPSGNENLVQEGVAEERIHHTGNVMIDTQQSHLEAARQREPYRRWELDRCGYAVVTLHRPSNVDDREHLQSILTALETIAREIPIVFPVHPRTKARLADLGHDAATAAGRWIEIEPLGYIDMLGMVDGARLLLTDSGGLQEETTALQVPCLTLRENTERPITVTQGSNQLVGWKTEDILTAARSVLAGPDRIGQVPPNWDGRAAERIADRLIRDLGIA, from the coding sequence ATGCAGCCACAGATTACACTCATCGCCGGGGCTCGCCCCAACTTTATGAAGATCGCGCCGCTGGTGAAGTGGCTGGATCGTCGCGGCGTCGCCCGCCGGATCGTCCATACCGGGCAGCACTACGACGAGCGGATGAGCGAGACGTTTTTTCGCGAGCTGAGCATTCCGGAACCGGACGTGAATCTGGGGGTCGGTTCGGGATCGCATGTCGCACAGATCGCCGGCGTGATGCAGGGACTCGAAGCCGAATTCACGACGCACCGTCCTGCCGCCGTCGTCGTGGTGGGAGACGTGAACTCCACCCTGGCGGCGACGATTGCCGCAAACAAGCTGGGCATCCCGGTGGCACATGTCGAAGCGGGTCTGCGCAGCCGCGACCGGACGATGCCCGAAGAGATCAACCGCATCCTGACCGACTCGATCGCCGACTGGCTGTTCACGTCCGAACCGTCCGGAAACGAAAACCTCGTGCAGGAAGGGGTTGCCGAGGAGCGGATTCATCACACCGGCAACGTCATGATCGACACGCAGCAGTCCCATCTCGAGGCGGCCCGCCAGCGCGAGCCGTACCGCCGGTGGGAGCTTGACCGCTGCGGCTACGCAGTCGTGACGCTGCACCGGCCGTCGAACGTCGATGATCGCGAACATCTGCAGTCGATTCTGACGGCTCTGGAAACGATCGCCCGGGAGATTCCGATCGTCTTTCCCGTGCACCCGCGTACGAAAGCGCGGCTCGCCGACCTCGGTCACGACGCGGCGACCGCTGCCGGTCGCTGGATTGAGATCGAACCCCTCGGCTACATCGACATGCTCGGGATGGTCGACGGGGCACGGCTGCTGCTGACCGACTCCGGAGGACTGCAGGAAGAGACGACGGCGCTCCAGGTTCCCTGCCTGACGTTGCGGGAGAACACCGAGCGTCCGATCACGGTCACGCAAGGAAGCAACCAGCTCGTAGGATGGAAGACAGAGGACATCCTGACAGCCGCACGAAGCGTGCTCGCCGGTCCTGATCGGATCGGCCAGGTTCCCCCGAACTGGGATGGCCGGGCCGCAGAACGAATTGCCGACCGTCTCATCCGTGACCTTGGTATTGCCTGA
- a CDS encoding class I SAM-dependent methyltransferase yields MPANHQPVPCDLCGNRKPTPFLEATDQKTGDPEHRLYLARCERCELVYLSPRPDPDVAESYFRAVYTGEKTGGRFTTYYHDEEIIRAKNEARLDWCLRDFDTAPQNLKVLDVGAGRGHFVKVAADRGCKAVGVELDQAACDYGRGHYDVEMICATLETSQLTPESFDVVTMWDLIEHVESPTSVVQQAVRLLKPGGKLVVRTGNVDSWVFARSPQQWDMLFSGHTYYFSPTTLGGILEKCGLEGFHVVNAKKIDPVAPRNGKPKKQTRSLTERIAALLRDPRRLMNLPHSISDEVRFYRFKRRFPSTWSTSIMLAEARTPARSVSAAGIEQSATSEN; encoded by the coding sequence ATGCCCGCCAACCATCAACCTGTCCCGTGCGACCTGTGTGGTAACAGAAAACCGACCCCGTTCCTGGAAGCAACTGACCAGAAGACAGGCGATCCTGAGCATCGCCTGTACCTTGCCCGTTGCGAAAGGTGCGAACTCGTCTACCTCTCGCCGCGTCCCGACCCCGACGTCGCCGAATCGTACTTCCGGGCCGTCTACACGGGAGAGAAGACCGGCGGGCGATTTACAACCTACTACCATGACGAAGAGATCATCCGAGCCAAGAACGAAGCTCGCCTCGACTGGTGCCTCAGGGACTTCGATACGGCACCACAGAACCTGAAAGTACTGGACGTTGGTGCCGGGCGCGGACACTTCGTCAAGGTTGCTGCCGATCGCGGCTGTAAGGCCGTCGGCGTCGAACTTGACCAGGCCGCCTGCGACTACGGACGCGGCCACTACGACGTGGAGATGATCTGCGCCACTCTCGAAACGTCGCAGCTGACACCGGAGTCGTTCGATGTGGTGACGATGTGGGATCTGATCGAACACGTGGAGTCGCCGACATCGGTGGTTCAGCAGGCGGTCCGGCTCCTCAAACCCGGCGGAAAGCTGGTCGTGCGAACAGGAAACGTCGACAGCTGGGTGTTTGCCCGCTCGCCGCAACAGTGGGACATGCTGTTCTCGGGACACACCTACTATTTCTCCCCCACCACGCTCGGTGGAATACTGGAGAAGTGCGGACTCGAAGGCTTTCACGTCGTGAATGCGAAGAAGATCGACCCCGTGGCCCCGCGCAATGGTAAGCCGAAGAAGCAGACCCGCTCACTCACCGAACGGATCGCGGCGCTGCTGAGGGACCCGAGGCGACTTATGAATCTTCCTCATTCGATCTCGGATGAGGTCCGATTCTACCGGTTCAAGCGGCGTTTCCCCTCCACCTGGAGTACGTCAATCATGCTCGCGGAGGCTCGGACGCCAGCCCGCTCCGTTTCCGCGGCCGGCATCGAGCAGAGTGCGACATCCGAAAACTGA
- a CDS encoding glycosyltransferase family 4 protein: MTKSQTILFITPNFPPVVSAGVHRTVRFVRYLPEYGWQPVVLAFDPGTTSDTASALDIPADLAVHRVARKGQAPRPASQPKGTRSAAAASSELVRKPNGVLRTLKDVARNTLDLLTETPDKHVDWNAPALSEARRMVDQYQPQAIYTSGPPHSVHLIGRKLKLQTGLPWIADFRDPWARRPWGDKPANPWGQRLYPWYERRCISAADCVILNTERMAADFRSHYPNLPSEKFLCIPNACDPALADRIDGLLSGSQPLASDGTITLCHAGSLYRQRDPRPLIEALTEAPSVRFEQTGSCAEQFDVAGFAARHGVSERVQVSPPVPHAEILERMAAADVQVLLQPGTDLQIPGKLFEMILFRKPILALCDEGETADLVRKYRLGVVASPTDPAAIAAAIKELSAPGADNADQPGWDQARDDFDARKLTGTLAEIIDGVTAGRQARNTQTMTTPLTDTSVEQVC, translated from the coding sequence ATGACGAAAAGCCAGACAATCCTGTTCATCACGCCGAACTTCCCGCCGGTGGTTTCGGCAGGGGTACATCGGACGGTTCGCTTCGTGCGGTACCTGCCGGAGTATGGCTGGCAGCCGGTTGTGCTCGCTTTCGATCCCGGCACGACGAGCGATACCGCCTCGGCGCTCGACATCCCGGCCGACCTGGCCGTGCACCGCGTGGCCCGGAAGGGACAGGCTCCTCGACCAGCCAGTCAGCCGAAAGGAACTCGTTCGGCGGCAGCCGCTTCGTCCGAACTGGTCCGAAAGCCGAATGGAGTGCTGCGAACTCTCAAGGATGTGGCCCGCAACACGCTCGACCTGTTGACCGAAACGCCGGACAAGCACGTCGACTGGAACGCCCCCGCCCTCAGCGAAGCCCGCCGGATGGTTGATCAGTATCAGCCGCAGGCGATCTATACCTCCGGACCGCCGCACAGCGTGCACCTGATCGGCCGCAAACTGAAGCTTCAGACCGGCCTGCCGTGGATCGCCGACTTCCGCGACCCGTGGGCCCGCCGCCCCTGGGGCGACAAGCCGGCCAACCCGTGGGGCCAGCGGCTGTATCCGTGGTATGAACGGCGGTGCATCTCTGCAGCCGATTGCGTCATCCTCAACACCGAACGAATGGCGGCCGACTTCCGGAGCCACTACCCCAACCTTCCCAGCGAGAAGTTCCTCTGCATCCCGAACGCCTGCGACCCGGCCCTGGCCGATCGCATCGACGGGCTGCTGTCCGGCTCGCAGCCCCTCGCCAGCGACGGCACCATCACACTCTGCCATGCCGGTTCTCTCTACCGTCAGCGGGATCCGCGACCGCTCATCGAGGCCCTCACCGAAGCTCCGAGCGTGCGGTTCGAACAGACAGGCAGCTGCGCCGAGCAGTTTGACGTCGCCGGCTTCGCCGCGCGACACGGAGTGAGCGAGCGAGTGCAAGTCAGCCCGCCGGTACCGCATGCCGAGATTCTCGAGCGGATGGCGGCGGCCGACGTTCAGGTTCTGCTTCAGCCGGGAACCGATCTTCAGATTCCGGGCAAGCTGTTCGAGATGATTCTGTTCCGCAAGCCGATCCTGGCGTTGTGCGACGAGGGAGAGACGGCCGATTTGGTCCGGAAGTACCGGCTGGGCGTAGTCGCCTCTCCGACCGATCCGGCCGCGATTGCAGCAGCGATCAAGGAACTGTCTGCCCCCGGAGCAGACAACGCCGATCAGCCGGGCTGGGACCAGGCCCGCGATGACTTCGATGCCCGGAAGCTGACGGGCACGCTGGCGGAGATCATTGACGGCGTGACGGCGGGCAGGCAGGCCCGGAACACTCAGACCATGACGACACCATTGACCGACACCTCCGTTGAACAGGTCTGCTGA
- a CDS encoding oligosaccharide flippase family protein, which produces MTDIADQPSTKTLAIRGVLFNWIGRGCSFVITFFLTPFLLHTLGDARYGVWSIIMGLTSYYGLADAGLRGAGTKHIAEAHALGDHDRIQRIIVTSFAMYIGLSLTVLIVASVIALLYPYLFETGPVSLTTIQYVILLVAANFGLRLMSQPFAATLAALTRFDLQNALSVSSQLLQAGLIVLALSFADGLLAMAWAMLAVGVVGAIGHFWMAQVALGGFSMSPRHFDRQTLDEQFSFGSGLLAIGSMERIAEASGPLIVGAFAGPAAAGYYSIANQLTQKTERLTRGISTVLMPVSSRLTAEKRNNDLKKIVLFVPRCMFAVSMLSTVIFVFLGAPFLRTWLGAEYVETVYPLLCVLTIAGSLLKVSGGVASLLTGMGLLRFQAIVRAVRLVLTIGGGLLLTPFFGGLGMAWAQLAGFGFTGISQAWFIARHLELPISAQLQSTCVRGGGSLIPAAILAILLPRVWAPTTLPVVMTQIVAVAVVAAGGLLLICIPVDHRRSIIAALMPKPRQRKTPQPVTR; this is translated from the coding sequence TTGACCGACATCGCAGATCAACCCTCCACAAAGACGCTCGCGATTCGTGGCGTCCTGTTCAACTGGATCGGGCGCGGCTGTTCGTTCGTCATCACGTTCTTCCTCACTCCGTTCCTGCTGCATACGCTCGGCGATGCACGGTACGGCGTGTGGTCGATCATCATGGGCCTGACCAGCTATTACGGTCTGGCCGATGCCGGGCTGCGCGGTGCCGGCACAAAGCACATTGCCGAGGCCCACGCACTCGGCGACCACGACCGTATCCAGCGCATCATCGTCACCTCGTTTGCGATGTATATCGGTCTGTCGCTGACGGTGCTGATAGTCGCTTCAGTCATCGCATTGCTCTATCCGTATCTGTTCGAGACCGGTCCTGTCTCGCTGACGACGATTCAGTACGTGATCCTGCTCGTCGCAGCGAACTTCGGACTGCGGCTGATGTCGCAGCCGTTCGCAGCGACGCTGGCGGCCCTCACCCGCTTCGACTTGCAGAACGCACTGAGTGTCAGTTCGCAACTGCTGCAGGCGGGACTGATCGTCCTGGCACTCTCCTTCGCGGATGGTCTGCTTGCGATGGCCTGGGCGATGCTCGCCGTCGGAGTTGTGGGAGCGATCGGGCACTTCTGGATGGCACAGGTCGCCCTCGGGGGCTTTTCGATGTCGCCGCGGCACTTCGACCGCCAGACACTCGATGAGCAGTTTTCGTTCGGATCGGGCTTACTGGCAATCGGCAGCATGGAGCGGATCGCGGAGGCCTCCGGGCCGTTGATCGTGGGGGCGTTTGCCGGTCCGGCCGCGGCTGGCTACTACTCGATCGCCAATCAGCTCACGCAGAAGACCGAGCGGCTCACGCGCGGGATCAGCACCGTGCTGATGCCGGTCAGCAGCCGACTGACCGCGGAGAAACGAAACAACGACCTGAAGAAGATCGTGCTGTTCGTGCCTCGCTGCATGTTTGCGGTGTCGATGCTCTCGACAGTGATCTTCGTGTTTCTCGGCGCTCCGTTTCTGCGGACGTGGCTGGGTGCCGAGTACGTCGAAACGGTGTATCCGTTGTTGTGTGTTCTGACGATCGCGGGCTCACTTCTGAAGGTATCCGGTGGCGTCGCATCGCTTCTGACCGGAATGGGCCTGCTTCGATTTCAGGCAATCGTGCGTGCCGTTCGCCTCGTTCTGACGATTGGTGGCGGACTGCTGCTCACTCCATTCTTCGGTGGTCTCGGCATGGCCTGGGCGCAACTGGCCGGCTTCGGATTCACCGGGATTTCGCAGGCCTGGTTCATTGCCCGGCACCTCGAACTGCCTATTTCTGCACAATTGCAATCCACGTGTGTGCGAGGCGGCGGCTCCCTGATTCCTGCCGCGATTCTCGCAATCCTGTTGCCAAGGGTTTGGGCACCGACGACTCTTCCAGTGGTCATGACACAGATCGTTGCTGTCGCGGTGGTCGCAGCAGGCGGCCTGTTGCTGATCTGCATTCCGGTCGACCACCGTCGATCGATCATCGCCGCATTGATGCCGAAGCCACGTCAGCGCAAGACGCCGCAACCAGTCACTCGCTGA
- a CDS encoding glycosyltransferase, which produces MIKAVTTHVAGKMAPASLRILATLPASKKPDTITGSSLLDEELTEVARCGVELHTVWQDIPNGWESRILSVHAVPQWRNLPFALRSGLYTLRPRHAASLTAPTRFRQAELARLQLAIADVVRREKLQLIHSHWIRPAGTGAVLARDLAGVPLVFTLRGADVFSEPSINYGQTLDPWTKQRIQHALSCADRIICVSTKIQERAHELGADPAKTQIIVKGVHEDRFCPGDREEARRQLGLDSRPTILFVGAFGPWKGIADLLEAFRTVRQRVPDAQIVFCGKGKLEADIRAFVDQHNLEKHVTIAGYIGRDALPTYFQACDVFVLPSLTEGSGNVILEASACSRTSVGTRVGGIPDYIADGETGYLANKQDAADLADKLSTILGDESLADRMGAEARRRVEENFRYDQMIDRTLAVYHDVLA; this is translated from the coding sequence GTGATCAAAGCAGTCACCACCCACGTTGCCGGCAAGATGGCTCCGGCTTCGCTCAGAATCCTGGCCACGCTGCCCGCCAGCAAGAAGCCGGACACGATCACCGGTTCGTCGTTGCTCGACGAAGAGCTGACCGAAGTGGCCCGCTGCGGCGTCGAGCTGCACACCGTCTGGCAGGACATTCCGAACGGGTGGGAGTCGCGGATTCTCAGTGTACACGCGGTTCCCCAGTGGCGCAATCTGCCCTTTGCCCTGCGCTCGGGTCTGTACACGCTCCGGCCACGTCACGCCGCTTCGTTGACCGCACCGACCCGCTTCAGACAGGCGGAACTCGCCCGACTGCAGCTGGCGATTGCCGACGTGGTCCGTCGCGAAAAGCTCCAGTTGATTCACAGTCACTGGATTCGTCCTGCCGGGACCGGCGCGGTGCTGGCTCGCGATCTGGCAGGCGTGCCGCTGGTCTTCACGCTCCGCGGTGCCGACGTCTTCAGCGAACCGTCGATCAACTACGGACAGACGCTCGACCCCTGGACGAAACAACGTATCCAGCACGCGCTCTCCTGTGCCGACCGCATTATCTGCGTGAGCACGAAGATTCAGGAGCGGGCCCACGAGCTGGGAGCCGACCCCGCAAAGACCCAGATCATTGTCAAAGGTGTCCACGAGGATCGCTTCTGTCCCGGCGACCGCGAAGAGGCCCGCCGCCAGCTGGGGCTGGACAGCCGGCCGACGATTCTGTTCGTGGGGGCTTTCGGTCCCTGGAAAGGGATCGCCGACCTGCTCGAAGCCTTCCGCACGGTCCGCCAGCGCGTTCCGGATGCCCAGATCGTTTTCTGCGGCAAAGGGAAACTGGAAGCTGACATCCGAGCGTTTGTGGACCAGCACAATCTCGAGAAGCACGTAACGATCGCCGGATATATCGGACGTGACGCGCTGCCAACGTACTTTCAGGCCTGCGACGTGTTCGTCCTGCCGAGTCTGACCGAAGGTTCGGGCAATGTGATTCTGGAAGCCTCCGCCTGCAGTCGAACGTCGGTGGGGACTCGGGTCGGCGGAATCCCGGACTACATCGCCGACGGCGAAACCGGCTATCTGGCCAACAAGCAGGACGCGGCCGATCTGGCGGACAAGCTGAGCACGATTCTCGGCGACGAATCGCTGGCGGATCGGATGGGAGCGGAAGCCCGCCGACGTGTCGAAGAGAACTTCCGTTATGACCAGATGATCGACCGTACGCTGGCGGTCTATCACGACGTACTGGCCTGA